A genomic window from Microbacterium sp. ET2 includes:
- the dapA gene encoding 4-hydroxy-tetrahydrodipicolinate synthase translates to MTHTGNPFGQVLVALVTPMTADGEVDWPAVEKHIDSCITAGADGIVVTGTTGETSTLTDAEKIRLVEVGKDVAAGRARIITGGGSNETAHAIELYKASERAGADGIMIVTPYYNKPTQAGILTHFRLVADATDLPVILYDIPGRTGVPIRYETILRLAKHPNILAIKDAKGDFSEVSRVLNQTDLMYFSGDDANVLPHLSIGATGLIGVTANVAAQPYRVIVDAVNSGDLGAATAAHKKLEPLVRAVMTHVPGTVAAKYILHGLGRISSPRVRLPLVGPEEWEAARIEDELALVSEVPGADFSNFRPDRNAAAGGALPKVSGTTR, encoded by the coding sequence ATGACGCACACCGGCAATCCTTTCGGACAGGTGCTCGTCGCGCTGGTCACGCCGATGACCGCCGACGGCGAGGTCGACTGGCCCGCCGTGGAGAAGCACATCGACTCGTGCATCACCGCCGGAGCCGACGGCATCGTCGTCACGGGCACCACGGGCGAGACGAGCACCCTCACCGACGCCGAGAAGATCCGGCTGGTGGAGGTGGGGAAGGATGTCGCGGCGGGCCGCGCCCGCATCATCACCGGCGGCGGTTCCAACGAGACGGCGCACGCGATCGAGCTGTACAAGGCCAGCGAGCGCGCCGGGGCGGACGGGATCATGATCGTGACGCCCTACTACAACAAGCCGACCCAGGCGGGGATCCTGACGCACTTCCGGCTCGTCGCCGATGCCACCGACCTCCCGGTCATCCTCTACGACATCCCCGGTCGCACGGGCGTGCCGATCCGCTACGAGACCATCCTGCGTCTGGCGAAGCACCCGAACATCCTGGCGATCAAGGATGCCAAGGGGGACTTCAGCGAAGTCAGCCGCGTGCTGAACCAGACCGACCTGATGTACTTCTCCGGAGACGACGCCAATGTGCTCCCGCACCTGTCGATCGGCGCCACCGGGCTCATCGGGGTCACCGCGAACGTCGCCGCTCAGCCCTACCGGGTGATCGTCGATGCGGTCAACAGCGGTGACCTGGGTGCGGCGACAGCGGCCCACAAGAAGCTCGAGCCCCTCGTCCGCGCCGTGATGACGCACGTGCCGGGCACGGTCGCGGCGAAGTACATCCTCCACGGGCTGGGACGCATCTCCAGCCCCCGCGTCCGCCTGCCGCTCGTCGGTCCCGAAGAATGGGAGGCCGCGCGCATCGAAGACGAACTGGCTCTGGTCTCCGAGGTTCCCGGCGCCGACTTCTCCAACTTCCGACCCGACCGCAACGCCGCCGCCGGCGGCGCGCTGCCCAAGGTGTCGGGTACCACGCGATAA
- a CDS encoding ribonuclease J, whose amino-acid sequence MPTTPFDPPALSAGTLRVTPLGGLGEVGRNMTVFEFDGKLLVVDCGVLFPEEHQPGVDLILPDFEPIRQRLDDIVGVVLTHGHEDHIGAVPYLLRLKSDIPLIGSSLTLALVEAKLKEHRIKPYSLTVAEGRREKVGPFDLEFVAVNHSIPDALAVAIRTPAGTVLATGDFKMDQLPLDGRLTDLRAFARLGEEGVDLFLVDSTNADVPGFTPLERSIGPVLDQVIARAPRRVIVASFSSHVHRVQQVLDAAAAHGRRVALLGRSMLRNMTIASDLGYLHVPEGVLIDYKKARDLPDDKIVYMSTGSQGEPMAVLSRMANLDHEIEPGEGDTVILASSLIPGNENAVYRVIDGLTKLGANVVHKGNAQVHVSGHAAAGELLYCYNILKPRNVLPVHGEYRHLMANARLAQDTGIAPERTIIGENGTVVDLRGGIADVVGQLDLGFVYVDGSTVGEITEADLKDRRILGEEGFISVIIVVDAATGKIISGPEIHARGFAEDDKVFDGVKPKIAAALTEAAQSGVRDTHALSQVVRRTIGRWVNQSLRRRPMIVPLVIEA is encoded by the coding sequence ATGCCCACCACCCCCTTCGATCCCCCCGCCCTTTCCGCAGGAACCCTCCGCGTCACGCCCCTCGGCGGTCTCGGCGAGGTCGGCCGGAACATGACCGTCTTCGAGTTCGACGGCAAGCTCCTCGTCGTCGACTGCGGCGTGCTCTTCCCCGAGGAGCACCAGCCGGGCGTCGACCTGATCCTCCCCGACTTCGAGCCGATCCGTCAGCGCCTCGACGACATCGTCGGCGTCGTCCTCACCCACGGACACGAGGACCACATCGGCGCCGTTCCCTACCTGCTGCGGCTGAAGAGCGACATCCCCCTCATCGGATCGTCGCTGACTCTCGCCCTCGTCGAGGCGAAGCTCAAGGAGCACCGCATCAAGCCCTACAGTCTCACGGTGGCCGAGGGGCGTCGGGAGAAGGTGGGTCCGTTCGACCTCGAGTTCGTCGCGGTCAACCACTCGATCCCCGACGCGCTCGCCGTGGCTATCCGCACGCCGGCCGGAACGGTGCTCGCCACCGGCGACTTCAAGATGGACCAGCTGCCGCTGGACGGACGCCTCACCGACCTGCGCGCCTTCGCGCGCCTGGGGGAGGAGGGCGTCGACCTCTTCCTGGTCGACTCCACCAACGCGGATGTCCCGGGGTTCACGCCGCTGGAGCGCTCGATCGGTCCCGTGCTCGACCAGGTCATCGCCCGGGCGCCGCGCCGCGTGATCGTGGCGAGCTTCTCCAGCCACGTCCACCGCGTGCAGCAGGTCCTCGACGCCGCTGCGGCCCACGGCCGGCGGGTGGCCCTGCTCGGACGCAGCATGCTGCGCAATATGACCATCGCGTCCGACCTCGGCTACCTCCACGTGCCCGAAGGTGTGCTGATCGACTACAAGAAGGCCCGCGACCTCCCCGACGACAAGATCGTCTACATGTCGACCGGGTCGCAGGGCGAGCCCATGGCGGTCCTCAGCCGCATGGCGAATCTCGACCACGAGATCGAGCCGGGGGAGGGCGACACCGTGATCCTCGCCTCCAGCCTCATCCCGGGCAATGAGAACGCCGTCTACCGTGTGATCGACGGGCTCACCAAGCTCGGTGCGAACGTGGTGCATAAGGGCAACGCCCAGGTGCACGTCTCCGGTCACGCCGCGGCCGGCGAACTGCTGTACTGCTACAACATCCTCAAGCCCCGCAACGTCCTGCCCGTGCACGGCGAGTACCGCCACCTTATGGCGAACGCCCGGCTCGCCCAGGACACCGGCATCGCGCCCGAGCGGACGATCATCGGCGAGAACGGCACCGTCGTCGACCTCCGAGGCGGCATCGCCGACGTCGTCGGGCAGCTCGACCTCGGTTTCGTGTACGTCGACGGTTCGACCGTCGGCGAGATCACCGAGGCCGACCTCAAGGACCGCCGGATCCTCGGCGAGGAGGGGTTCATCTCGGTCATCATCGTCGTCGACGCCGCGACCGGCAAGATCATCAGCGGGCCCGAGATCCATGCGCGCGGATTCGCCGAGGACGACAAGGTCTTCGATGGGGTCAAGCCGAAGATCGCCGCGGCCCTGACCGAAGCGGCGCAATCGGGCGTCCGCGACACCCACGCGCTCTCCCAGGTCGTGCGCCGCACCATCGGGCGCTGGGTCAACCAGTCGCTTCGTCGGCGGCCGATGATCGTCCCGCTGGTCATCGAGGCCTGA